A region from the Salvia splendens isolate huo1 chromosome 15, SspV2, whole genome shotgun sequence genome encodes:
- the LOC121767916 gene encoding methyltransferase-like protein 7A isoform X2, protein MKERVGKIAGYKAELFANLRGKAERILEIGVGTGPNLKYYADYPHTLVYGVDPNRKMQKYAQAAATAAGLPPSNFSFMPAVAEALPLKDASVDAVVGTLVLCSVKDVDQALQEVRRVLRPGGLYIFVEHVAAKDGTLLRFVQGILDPLQQTVADGCHLTRDTATNIARAGFADLHVNQAVLSTASLINPHVYGIAYK, encoded by the exons ATGAAAGAGAG AGTTGGTAAGATTGCAGGTTACAAGGCAGAGTTATTTGCTAATTTGAGAGGAAAGGCGGAAAGGATACTGGAGATTGGGGTCGGCACCGGCCCCAATCTCAAATATTATGCAGATTATCCACATACCCTTGTTTATGGAGTTGATCCTAACAGGAAGATGCAGAAATATGCACAGGCAGCAGCAACGGCTGCCGGCCTCCCACCCTCGAATTTTAGCTTTATGCCTGCA GTTGCTGAGGCTTTGCCGTTAAAAGATGCTTCTGTTGATGCTGTTGTTGGAACTCTTGTCCTGTGTTCTGTCAAAGATGTTGATCAGGCACTGCAAG AAGTGAGGAGGGTGCTCAGGCCAGGGGGGTTGTACATATTTGTGGAGCATGTAGCAGCAAAAG ATGGAACACTTCTAAGATTTGTTCAAGGAATTCTTGATCCACTGCAGCAAACTGTTGCTGATGGGTGCCATCTAACCCGTGACACGGCAACCAACATTGCCAGAGCCGGCTTTGCAGATCTTCATGTCAATCAAGCCGTTCTATCCACAGCCTCGCTCATCAATCCCCACGTCTATGGAATCGCCTATAAATAG
- the LOC121767916 gene encoding methyltransferase-like protein 7A isoform X1 codes for MTALPRSPNLTSWVTFNPTIRKNTGISMCAPKRIVGDLSENKYCSCCPRRHFVGAAAALLPILPSFASEEDSKSVLNSIHPPRPDWYEEFYASAMDKTMRSYEREIAGYKAELFANLRGKAERILEIGVGTGPNLKYYADYPHTLVYGVDPNRKMQKYAQAAATAAGLPPSNFSFMPAVAEALPLKDASVDAVVGTLVLCSVKDVDQALQEVRRVLRPGGLYIFVEHVAAKDGTLLRFVQGILDPLQQTVADGCHLTRDTATNIARAGFADLHVNQAVLSTASLINPHVYGIAYK; via the exons ATGACGGCGCTTCCACGTTCACCCAATCTTACCTCGTGGGTCACTTTCAATCCCACCATCAGAAAAAATACAGGGATATCAATGTGCGCTCCAAAGAGAATTGTTGGAGATTTGTCGGAAAACAAATACTGCTCGTGTTGTCCCAGAAGACATTTTGTTGGAGCAGCTGCAGCTTTACTTCCAATTCTGCCCTCATTTGCCTCGGAAGAAGATTCAAAG TCAGTGTTGAATAGCATCCATCCTCCAAGACCAGACTGGTACGAGGAGTTTTACGCATCGGCTATGGATAAAACAATGAGATCTTATGAAAGAGAG ATTGCAGGTTACAAGGCAGAGTTATTTGCTAATTTGAGAGGAAAGGCGGAAAGGATACTGGAGATTGGGGTCGGCACCGGCCCCAATCTCAAATATTATGCAGATTATCCACATACCCTTGTTTATGGAGTTGATCCTAACAGGAAGATGCAGAAATATGCACAGGCAGCAGCAACGGCTGCCGGCCTCCCACCCTCGAATTTTAGCTTTATGCCTGCA GTTGCTGAGGCTTTGCCGTTAAAAGATGCTTCTGTTGATGCTGTTGTTGGAACTCTTGTCCTGTGTTCTGTCAAAGATGTTGATCAGGCACTGCAAG AAGTGAGGAGGGTGCTCAGGCCAGGGGGGTTGTACATATTTGTGGAGCATGTAGCAGCAAAAG ATGGAACACTTCTAAGATTTGTTCAAGGAATTCTTGATCCACTGCAGCAAACTGTTGCTGATGGGTGCCATCTAACCCGTGACACGGCAACCAACATTGCCAGAGCCGGCTTTGCAGATCTTCATGTCAATCAAGCCGTTCTATCCACAGCCTCGCTCATCAATCCCCACGTCTATGGAATCGCCTATAAATAG
- the LOC121767606 gene encoding methyltransferase FGSG_00040-like, with protein sequence MREAEISNEEAIEFAVEEERIKILRSKATELLLREEYNDSIKTYSQIIFLCQESISPKSTQSHLSNLQRTLCLAFSNRAEARARQSEFSEALRDCEAALSIDKSHFKTLLCKGKILLSLNRYAAALDCFKQANLDPYATENSDTVNGLLKKCKKLESLSRLGAFDISDWVLGGFLGKTPELAEYIGAVEIKNSEISGRGLFATRNVESGTLMVVTRAVAVDRAIMPQDSGENAHLVIWKNFIDKVVETAKNCEYVSNLISFLSAGEEPFEAPDMEVFRAEADVRIGNVGGRVEKERLLSILDVNSVLEDAISAKVLGRNADYQGVGLWILASFINHSCEPNVRRVHVGDYMVVHAARDMKAGEELTLAYFDVLAPCEKRREMADNWGFVCGCKRCLFEDGVCFKNEMREMEMAMGKGVVDVGSLVYRLEEGMRRWMVRGRGKGYLRASFWEAYEKVFGSEKVMRKWGRKIPLAEAVVDSVVHVAGSDERIVRVLVEGLRRGGGGVNGVVEMEKVIKLGRGVYGKMMKKQAIGALLQLYGQE encoded by the coding sequence ATGAGAGAAGCAGAAATATCAAACGAGGAAGCAATTGAATTTGCAGTAGAAGAAGAGAGAATTAAAATTCTGAGATCCAAAGCTACAGAGCTTCTCCTCAGAGAAGAATACAACGATTCCATCAAAACCTACTCCCAAATCATATTTCTCTGCCAAGAATCGATTTCCCCTAAATCCACCCAATCCCATCTCTCAAATCTCCAACGAACCCTCTGCTTAGCCTTCTCCAACCGGGCCGAGGCCCGGGCCCGTCAATCGGAATTCTCCGAAGCCCTGCGAGACTGCGAGGCCGCACTGAGCATCGACAAATCCCATTTCAAAACCCTTCTCTGCAAGGGAAAAATCCTCCTGAGTTTGAATCGCTACGCCGCCGCGCTGGATTGCTTCAAGCAGGCGAATCTCGATCCGTACGCCACTGAGAATTCCGATACGGTTAATGGGCTGTTGAAGAAGTGTAAAAAGCTCGAATCTTTGTCGAGATTGGGCGCATTCGACATCTCCGATTGGGTTCTCGGCGGTTTCCTGGGAAAAACGCCGGAGCTCGCGGAGTATATAGGCGCGGTGGAGATCAAGAATTCTGAGATCAGCGGGCGCGGTCTGTTTGCGACGAGGAATGTCGAGAGCGGGACGTTGATGGTGGTGACGAGAGCTGTGGCGGTTGATCGGGCTATAATGCCTCAAGATTCAGGGGAGAATGCACATTTAGTTATATGGAAGAACTTCATTGATAAGGTTGTGGAGACCGCCAAGAATTGTGAGTATGTCAGCAATTTGATTTCCTTTCTCTCTGCAGGCGAGGAGCCTTTCGAAGCTCCAGACATGGAGGTTTTCCGGGCAGAGGCAGATGTTAGAATCGGGAATGTTGGTGGGagggtggagaaggagaggttGCTTAGCATTTTAGATGTGAATTCAGTTCTTGAAGATGCTATTTCAGCCAAGGTTTTGGGGAGAAATGCAGATTATCAAGGAGTAGGTTTATGGATATTGGCCTCATTCATCAATCATTCTTGTGAACCGAATGTGAGGCGGGTGCATGTGGGCGACTACATGGTGGTCCACGCGGCCCGGGATATGAAGGCCGGGGAGGAGCTCACGCTGGCCTACTTTGATGTGCTGGCGCCTTGTGAGAAACGAAGGGAGATGGCTGACAATTGGGGATTTGTGTGTGGATGCAAGAGGTGTTTGTTTGAAGATGGTGTTTGCTTCAAGAATGAGATGAGGGAGATGGAGATGGCGATGGGGAAAGGAGTGGTGGATGTGGGGAGCTTGGTGTATAGATTGGAGGAGGGGATGAGGAGATGGATGGTGAGAGGAAGAGGGAAAGGGTATTTGAGGGCCTCATTTTGGGAGGCTTATGAGAAAGTGTTTGGATCGGAGAAGGTGATGAGGAAGTGGGGGAGGAAGATCCCGTTGGCTGAGGCTGTCGTGGATAGCGTGGTGCACGTGGCTGGCAGCGACGAGAGGATCGTGAGGGTGTTGGTGGAGGGGCTGAGGAGAGGTGGAGGAGGTGTTAATGGTgtggtggagatggagaaggTGATCAAGTTGGGGAGAGGGGTTTATGGGAAGATGATGAAGAAGCAAGCTATTGGGGCATTGCTTCAATTATATGGTCAGGAAtga
- the LOC121766951 gene encoding B3 domain-containing protein REM20-like, producing the protein MADNTTFGEYHRLPSFIKVISGSRNKEELRLPPQWVAEYGNDLSFDCRLVMPNGSSWQVRALKIASGCHFCVGWSEFRRGNNISHGEKLTFTLVDVGIFHVKRYKSGTGCPPRCDREALTEEEEDDEVYTPDIDSSDDYPPSDVESESADDSDYDAIGVRLMKTSIPHGR; encoded by the exons ATGGCGGACAACACAACTTTCGGAGAATACCATAGGCTTCCTTCCTTCATCAAAGTGATTTCCGGTTCCCGCAACAAAGAGGAATTG CGGCTACCTCCACAATGGGTTGCAGAATATGGGAATGACCTGTCGTTCGACTGTCGGCTCGTTATGCCAAATGGATCCAGTTGGCAAGTCCGCGCGCTGAAAATAGCCAGTGGATGCCACTTTTGCGTTGGATGGTCGGAATTCCGGCGCGGGAATAATATTTCCCATGGTGAAAAACTAACCTTCACTCTCGTCGATGTGGGGATTTTCCATGTAAAAAGATATAAGTCGGGGACCGGGTGTCCGCCACGCTGTGATCGCGAAG CGTTAACTGAGGAGGAAGAGGACGATGAGGTCTACACACCTGACATTGATTCGTCGGACGATTATCCCCCCTCCGACGTGGAATCCGAGTCAGCAGACGACAGTGACTACGACGCGATAGGAGTGCGCTTGATGAAGACGAGTATCCCACATGGTCGTTGA